Below is a window of Mycobacterium dioxanotrophicus DNA.
CCGGGCTGGTGGACGAATACCGGATCGTCATCGCCCCCACCGCCGTCGGCGGCGGCACGCCGTTCTTCCCTACCCTGCCGTCATGGATCTCGCTGCGACTGTTGGAGAACCGCACCTTCCCGGGAGGTGTGGTCCTGCTGCGCTACGAGGCGAATCACGACTGACCGGACGGAGACGCAACTACTCCCACACCACATCGTCGGGCGTCTTGTCCGGGCGCAGACCCCGCCAGCTCGGCTGGCGCAGCCGATTGTCGGACGTGCGTTCGCTGTAGCGCACCTCGCCGACCAACTCTGGCCGCACGAAGGTCACCCCTCGCGCGTCGAGCGTGGGAAGTGGTGCGTTGAACGGTGATTCGTCGATGTGCAGCGGGGCAAGCAGTTTCTTGAGCTTGCTCAACTCCTTCTCCGTGAAGCCGGTACCCACGCGGCCGGCGAAGTGCAGCCCGCCCTCGGCCGGGATTCCGAGCATCAGCGCGCCGATACCGCTGCTGCGACCGCCCTCGCCTTGGCGCCAGCCGCCGATCACCACCTCTTGGGTGTTCCAGAACTTGTCCTTGATCCACGACGCCGACCGCCGGCCGGGTTGATAGGTGGCGTCCCGCTTCTTGGCGACGACGCCTTCGAACCGCTGCTCGCGGGAGTGGTCCATGGCCTCGGGTCCGTCACCGGGCAGCAGCGGCGGCACGATCAGCCCACCACCGGCTGCCAGCGCCTCCAGCAGCCGACGGCGATCGGTGTACTTGGCCCGCAACAACGACCGCCCGTCGAGCAGCAGAATGTCGAACGCCCAGAACTCGACCCGGGTGGACCGCGCCCGGTTCTGCATCTCACCGAAACTCGGTACGCCCGCCTCGTCGAGCGCGACGACCTCGCCGTCGAGTATCACGTGGTGGTCGGCGAGATCGGCGGCCAACGCCTGCAGCTGCGGATACTCGCCGGTGACATCGCGTCCGCTGCGTGAGCGCAGCTGCAGCTGACCGTGGTCGGCATCGACCAGCAGCCGGTAGCCGTCCCACTTACCTTCGAATGCCCATTGGGATTCCTTGAGTTTGGCGACGGACCCTTCGGTGGCCAGCATCGGCGCGAAGTCCTGCAGTTGCACCCGGGGCTGATCCTTCATCCGGTGCGCGAGCCAGTTCTTGCCCTCGGTCTGGATGAGGGCGTACCGGCCGTCGAGGCGGCTGCCGCGCAATGTGAAGATGACCTCGCCGTTCTTGGCATCCGGGTCGTCGGTGACCCGGAACTTCTCCGCCTCGTAGCTTCCGGTGTCCCAGATGATCATCTTCCCGGCGCCGTACTCCCCTTTCGGGATTGCGCCGTGGAAGTCCAGATACTCGATGGGATGGTCCTCGGTGTGCACCGCAAGGTGATTCACGGAGGTGGTTTCGGGCAGGTTCTTGGGCACGGCCCAGCTCACCAGCACGCCGTCGCGTTCCAGCCGCAGGTCGTAGTGCAGGCGGCGGGCGTGGTGCTCCTGGATCACGAACCGGTCGTTGTTACCCGTCGGGACAACGCTTTTGGGTACGGGCTCCGGTGTCTTCGCCGCGTCGCGCATGCTGCGGTAGGTGGTGAGCCTGTCGGCCACCGGCGCATCGTCGTCGAGCCCGACCAGCAGGTCACCATCCCGCGAAACCCGGTGCAGCACTTCGTCGAACCGCAGATGACGCAAATCCGGGTCCCCGATCTCGTCCCAGGTGCGGGGCGCGGCGACAGTCGGAAACTCCCGCCCGCGCAGGGAATACGGCGCGATGGTGGTCTTGGCGGCGTTGTTCTGACTCCAGTCCAGGAACACCTTGCCTGCCCGCAGGCTCTTGGTCATGGTGGCCGTCACCTGTTGCGGCATGGCGTGCTCCAGCTGCTGGGCCACCCGCCGCGCGAGCACCGACGCCCCCTGGGAGCTGACCGGATCAGCCAGCGGCACATACAGATGCAGGCCCTTGCTGCCGCTGGTCAACGGGTACGTCGTCAGGCCGATGTCGCCCATCAGCTCACGCACCGCCTGGGCCACCTCGCACAGCTGCGGCATGGTGACCCCCTCGCCGGGGTCGAGGTCGAACACGATCCTCGTCGCGGGACCCACCTCACCGTGGTCGAATCGCCATTGCGGGACATGCACTTCCAATGCGGCCTGCTGAGCGATCCAGGCCAGCCCCTCACGGGTGTCGATCACCGGGTAGGTCGTCGTCCCGGACTTGTGCACGATGGTGCCGCGCGCCAGCCAATCCGGGGCCGACGATGCGAGTTGCTTCTCGAAGAACGACGGCTCGTCCACTCCGTTGGGCCAGCGCTTACGGGTGACCGGCCGGCCTGCCATGTGCGGCAGCATGACCTCGGCGATGCTGAGGTAGTAGTCGAACACCTCGGCTTTGGTGGTGCCGGTGGCGGGATAGAGCACCTTGTCGGGGTTCGTCAGCCGAACCCGTTCGTAGCGCTCCATCACCCCAGGCTAGATGCGCGCGCCCGTCTGCGGGTGGAACAGGTGCACGACGCCGTCGGGGTGCTTGCGCAACCGTACGGTCTGGGCCAGTTTTGGCGCGGTGCGCGGATTGCACCGGGCGACCAGCTCCACACCGGAGCCCGAGCCCGCGTGCGTGTAAACGTAGGCCTCGCTGCCGAGGTCCTCGACCAGGTCGACCACCACCTCGATTCCGCCGGAGTCCACGATCTCCAGTTGTTCGGGCCGGATACCGATGGTGACCTCGGACAGGCCGTTCAACCGGGTGAGCTGCTCCCGCTCGAGATCGAGCGTCGAGTTCTCGCTCACCTGCACACCGTCGGCGACGACGGGCAGTTTGACCAGGTTCATGGCAGGCGATCCGATGAATCCGGCGACGAATTCGTTGACCGGCTTGTCGTAGAGCTCCGACGGTGAGGCGAACTGCTGCAGTTTGCCGTTGCGCAGCACCGCAACCCGGTCCCCCATTGTCATCGCCTCCACCTGGTCGTGGGTGACGTAGACGGTGGTGGTGCCCAACCGGCGCTGCAGCGCGGCGATCTGGGTACGGGTCTGCACGCGCAGCTTGGCATCCAGGTTCGAGAGCGGCTCGTCCATGCAGAACACCTGCGGCTCGCGCACGATCGCCCGTCCCATGGCGACGCGCTGACGCTGACCACCGGACAGCTTGGCGGGCTTGCGATCCAGGAACGGCTCCAGGTCAAGGAGTTTGGCGGCTTCCTCGACCTTGCGGCGCCGCTCGTCGGCCGGCACACCACGCAGTTTGAGGGCGAAGCCCATGTTCTCGGCGACGGTCTTGGTCGGGTACAGCGCGTAGTTCTGGAACACCATCGCGATGTCGCGGTCCTTGGACGGCACCCCCGTCATGTCCTTGCCGCCGATCTCGATGGCGCCCTCGTCGATGTCCTCCAGACCGGCCAGCATCCGCAGCGCGGTGCTCTTCCCGGATCCGGACGGGCCGACCAGCACCACGAATTCACCATCGGCGATGTCGAGGTTGAGCGAGTCGACCGCGAGCTTGTCCGAGCCCTCGTAGATGCACGAGGCGTTGCGGTAAGTGATTGCAGCCATTTCTTTTAACTCCCTACTTGATGGCGCCGAAGGACAGACCACGAACCAGCTTGTTCTGCGCGACCCAGCCCGCGAGAACCACCGGAAGCGCGGCCATCGTCGCCGCCGCGCACAGCTTGGCCCAGTACAGGCCCTCACCCGCGATGAAGCCGACCAGGAACACCGGCATGGTCTGGGCTTGCACCGCAGTGAGATTCACCGCGAAGAAGAATTCGTTCCAGGCGAAGATCACGCAGATCAGCGCCGTGGCCGCGATCCCGGGTGACACGAGCGGCAGGATCACCTCCCGCACAGAACGCCAGGTGCTGGCGCCGTCGAGGCTCGCGGCCTCCAAGAGCTCACCCGGCACCTCCAGGAAGAAGGACCGCATCATCCACACCGCGATCGGCAGGTTCATCGAGGTGTACAGGATGATCAGGGCCCAGATGTTGTCCAGCAGGCCGATGTTCGACACGATCACGTACAGCGGGATGATCGCCGCGACGATCGGCAGCATCTTGGTGCTCATGAAGAAGAACAGCGCGTCCTGGGTCTTGCGCACCGGTTTGAGGGAGAGCGCGAAGGCGGCCGGGATCCCCAGGGCCAGCACCAGGACCGTGGACACGGTGGTGGCGTAGAGCGAGTTCAGCAGGCTGGTCCCGACGCCGTTGGCGAACACCGCCTTGAATTCGTCGAGGGTCGGCACGAAGAAGATCTTCGGCGTCGTGGTGTAGGCGTCGACCTCCTGTTTGAAGGCGGTCAGCACCATCCAGAACACCGGGAAGAAGAATCCCAGGCCGACGATCCAGGCCACCACGCCCCACGGATCGAACTTGCGCCGCTTGACTTTTCCGTTGTTGTCCGCTGTTTCCGGCGTCGCGCTCGTCGTGACGGTACTCATCAGGCCGCCTCCTCCTTGCCCGTGAACGATTTGAAGATCAATCGCAGTGCGAAGCTCGCGATGATCATCGTGAAGATCACGACGATCACGCCCATCGCGGCGGCCTGGCCGATGTCGAAGCCCAGGAACGCGCGCTGGTAGATGTAGAACGGCAGGTTCGCGCTCGCGGTACCCGGCCCGCCCTGGGTCATCATGTAGATGGCGTCGAAGGTGTTGACCAGGTAGATCGCCCCGAGCACCGTGCCCAGTTCGATGAACCGGCGCAGGTGCGGCAGGGTCAGCTCACGGAACAGCTGGAACGCACCCGCCCCGTCGACCCGGCCGGCTTCCAGGATGTCGCGCGGCATGGACTGCAGGCCCGCCAGGATCAGCAGCATCATGAACGGGGTCCACTGCCACACCAGGGCGATGATGATCGAGGTCAGCGGGAACTGGCTGACCCAGTCGACGTGTTTGAGACCCAGCGGGGACAGCACCCAGTTGATGATGCCGAACACCGGGTCGAGCATCGCCGTCTTCCACATCAGGGCTCCCGCAACAGGTGTCACGAGGAACGGGGTGATGAGCAGGGTGCGGACGATACCGCGGCCGAGGAACACCCGATCCAGCAGCAGTGCCAGAAGCAACCCGATGATCACCGACAGCAGCACGGTCAGGACGATGATGACCACCGTGTTGATCGCGACCTGCCAGAAGGTGCCGTCCCTGACGACGTCGAGGTAGTTCTGCAGCCCGACGAAGTGCCGCGAGCCCGGACGAACCAGGTTCCAGGACAGCGTCGAGTAGTACAGCGTGAACAGGAACGGGATCTGGGTGACGATGATCATGAAGATCAGCGCCGGCAGCAGGGGGCCGCGGCGGCGCCAGCCTTCGGCCCGCGATACACCCGGGTCCTGCTTCTCTTTGATTCGTGCGACGTGCTCGGCCTCGGTCAGCGCATCGGCTTCGGCCGGTAACTGACTGGTTGTCATGGCTTCTCCTGATAGGTCTTGCCGACGACTTCTGCGTACTTCTGTGACTGTTCGAGCGCGTCGGCGACGGACTTCTGCCCGGCGATCGCCGCGCTGATCTGCTGACTCACCCGGGTTCCGAGGTCCTGGAATTCCGGGATGGCCAGGAACTGCACGCCGGTGTAGGGCACCGGTTGCACGGTCGGCTTGGCGGGTGTGGCACCCTCGATCGAATCGAGTGTCACCTGACCGAACGCCTTTGCCGCTTCTTTATATTGGGGAATCTGATACGTCGAGAGCCGGCTGCCCGGTGGTACCCGCGCCCACCCGAGCTGCTCGCCGACCAGCTTGATGTAGTTCTGGTCGGTCATCCAGGAGATGAATTTCCATGCGGCGTCGGGCTTGTCGCTGCTCTTGGGAATTCCCAGCGCCCAGGTGTAGAGCCATCCGGAATTCGGCTTCTCGACCGTCGGCGCCATCGCGTAGCCGACCTTGCCGACCACCTTCGACGACGCGGGATCCTCCAGCACCGACACCGCCGAGGTGGCGTCGTACCACATGGCCGCCCGGCCCTGGGCGAACTGTGTCGCGCATTCACCGAAACCGCTTGTCGCCGCGCCGGGTTCGCCGTGGTTGCGGACCAGGTCGACGTAGAAGTTGACGGCCTTCTCCACTTCGGGGCTGGTGAGCTGGGCGTTCCATTTCTCGTCGTACCAGCGCCCGCCGAAGGTGTTGATCACGGTGTCCAGCGGGGCCAGCACCTCACCCCAGCCGGGCTTGCCGCGCAGGCAGATGCCGACCATGTCCTGGCTGTCGAGCTTGGCCGCGGCATCGGCCACCTGCTGCCAGGTCGGGTTGTGCGGCATCTCGATTCCGGCCTGCTCGAACAGGTCCTTGCGGTACATCAGGAACGAGGATTCGCCGTAGAACGGCACCGCGTACATGTTGCCCTGGTAGGACAGTGATTCACGCAGCGACGGGATGAAATCGTTCTCGTCATAGCCCGGCGTGTTGCGTGCATAGTCGGAAAGGTTGACCAGCCAGCCATTTTCGGCCCATTGCGGGGCCTCGTAGTTGCTGATCATCACGACGTCGAACTCGCCGCCGCCCATCGCCGTCGACGCGGTGATCTTGGCCCGGGCCTGGTTCTCCGACAGCGTGACGAACCTGAGCTTGATGTCGGGGTTGGCGGCCTCGAACCGATTGGCCAGCGAGCGGGCGTCGGTCATCTGCGAGTTCGACACCATCGCGATCGTCACGGTCTGATCGGTGGCACCGAGCGAGCCCGCCCCGGCGCAACCGGCCGTCAGGGCCAGGCCGGCCGCCGCGACGACCGCGGCCAACTTCCTTGCGAATCTCATGGCAACCTCATTTCTGCGCCAACAACCAACGGGCGCAATCGATATCGCATACCAATAGCCGGGCCAGCTTGCCGCGCAGGGCACCGAGGATGGCCTGGTACTTACCGGCGCCGCCGGATACCAGGATGGTTTTCTCGCACGTACGGATGTCTTCGAGCGGCACCGACATCGCCCGCTGCTGCAGTTCGTGGTGAACGGGCTCACCGTGAGCGTTGAAGAAACGACCGCCGATCTCGCCGACGGCGCCCTGGGAGACGAGTTCGTCGAGCATCCGGATGTCCAGGAAGCTGCCTTCGAACAGCGTTGTGGAGGTCGACACCGCGCCCACCCCGAACAGCATGGTGTCGGCGCTGCGGCCGGCGTCCAGCGTGCGCGAGATGACCGAATCCCCGCGCATCGAGACCACGGTCGCGGGGTCGGCGTAGAGCGGGGCGGGCAGCCGGAAGGTCTCGGCGCGCAAAGTGTCCGCGCACCGCGTCAGGATCTGCTCGATGCCGGTCTGATACGCGGCGGTGGACATGGCGCCGTCGAGCTGGACCACCGCACGGCAACTCGCCACGCCGGGCACCAGTGCGGTCGCGACACTGACCTGCTCTGGGCCCCAGGTGAAACCGAGTACGTCGTCGGCGGCGATGCGCCGCATCAGCAGCGCGGCGCCGGCACGTTCGGCGTTGGCCGCCACGACCGCCTCGGTGAGCCCGAAGCGCCGTTCGAGTTCCCGTTCCTCGTCGGCGTGCAGATCTTCGCTCATGCCGGGAGGAATCACCACCTCCACGCGCACAAGGCCGTTGGCCTTCGCCTTGGCGACGAGGCGCCCTGCGGTCGGACGGGAGACCCCGAGCCGTGCCGCGATCTCGGCCTGGGTGAGGCCGTCGAGGTAATACAGCGAGGCCGCACGCAGAGCGAGTCGCAGATCCTCTGGTGTCGGTGCGGACACTGGACCCCACTTCCCGATACAGTGAGCAAATGCTCATGGGTGCGAGTAGATGCTCATCACGCTAACATGACAGATGTGACGCACACAACATCCGCTACGCAAAAGCCCACCGCGGCGCGCCCCAACTACCCCCGCGACCAGGTACAGGTCGGCATCGTGCACTTCGGCGTCGGCGGGTTCCATCGCGCGCATCAGGCGATGTACATCGACCGGTTGCTGCAGAAGGGCCTGGCCACCGAATGGGGCATCTGCGGTGTCGGGGTGCTGCCGTCGGATCGGAAGATGGCCAACGTCATGGCCGCACAGGACGGGCTCTACACCCTGATGCTGGTTCACCCCGACGGCACCCGCGAGGCCCGCGTGATCGGATCCATCGTCGACTACCGGTACGCCCCCGACGATCCCGAAGGCGTCGTCGAGCTCCTCGCCAGCCCGTCGACCCGGATCATCTCGTTGACCATCACCGAGGGTGGCTACAATCTGGACTCCGTGTCCCCCGACGAGGTCAACGTGTTCGGACTGGTGACCGACGCGTTGGCGCTGCGGCGCGACCGTGGCGTTCCCGCACCGACCATCGTGTCCTGCGACAACATCGAGGGCAACGGCAACATGGCGCGGCACACGTTCACCACCTACGCCGAACGGGTCCATCCGGGCCTCGGCGAGTGGATCGGCACCCACACCCGATTCCCCAATTCGATGGTGGACCGCATCACCCCGGTCACCACGCCGGAGGTGATCGAGACCGTGCACTCGGAGTTCGGCATCACCGACCAGTGGCCGGTGGTGGCCGAACCGTTCACGTCGTGGGTACTGGAGGATTCGTTCTCCGATGGCCGTCCTCCGTTCGAGGAGGCCGGCGTGCTGATGGTCGACGACGTAACGCCCTACGAGCTGATGAAGCTGCGGCTGCTCAATGCCGGTCACCAAGCGCTCTGCTACTTCGGGTATCTCGCCGGCTATCGCCTGGTGCACGACGCCGCGGCCGACCCGTTGTTCGCCGAATTCCTGCTGGACTACATGGATTCCGAAGGCACCCCGACACTCGAGCCCGTCCCGGGCATCGATCTCGACGACTACAAGCGCACGTTGATCGAGCGTTTCGCCAACCCGGGCGTGCGCGACACCATCGTGCGGTTGTGCTTCGGCTCGTCCGACCGCATCCCGAAGTGGCTGTTGCCGGTCATCCGGGAGAATCTGCGGACCGGTGCGCCGATTCGGCTGTCGGCGGCCGTGGTGGCCAGCTGGGCCCGCTACGCCGAGGGCGTCGACGAGCAAGGCGAACCGATCAAGGTCGAGGACGCGCTGGCGGAGACGCTCGTGCCGCTGGCCCAGTCTCAGCGCGAGAACCCGACAGCCTTCATCGAGTACACCCCCTTGTTCGGCGACCTCGCGACCGAGCCCCGGTTCGTCGAGGCCTATCTCTGGGCGCTGGATTCCCTGCACCGCGTCGGCGCCCGGGCCACTCTGGAGGCACTGCGATCATGAACCGAGCTCTGGTCATCGGTGAGGCACTGGTGGACATCGTCAAGCGAGGCGGCGCGATCACCAGCGAGCATGTCGGCGGCAGCCCACTCAACGTGGCACTCGGGCTGGCCCGGCTGGGCCGCGACGTCGACTTCCTCACCCACATCGCCGACGACCCTCACGGCCGGCGCATCGCCGAGTACGCCAAAGCCGTTGGGGTTGACCTTGTTTCGGGCAGCATGTCCGCGAAACGCACCCCCACCGCGCAGGTCACGCTCAAGAACGGCTCGCCGAGCTACACGTTCGACCTGGACTGGCAACTCTCCGGCACGGCCGAGGTGGGCCCACCGCTGGTGGCGCATACCGGTTCCATCGCCGCGGTGCTGGAGCCCGGGTGCCGGGCAGTGGCCGCACTCCTCGACGCCTACCACCTGTCGGCCACCATCACGTTCGATCCGAACGTGCGCCCGGTGTTGATCACCGACGACGACGCGGCCCGTGGCCGGATCGAACGCCTCGTGGAACACTCCGACATCGTCAAGGTCAGCGATGAGGACCTGCGGTGGATCGACAAGCGGAGCTCCCCGGAGAAGATCGCCCGCACGTGGCTGTCGATGGGCCCCTCGATCGTCGCAGTGACCGTGGGCTCAGAGGGCGCGTTCGCGTTGTGCGAAGCCGGAATGGTGCGGGTGCCCGCCCGACCGGTCGAGGTGGTGGACACCGTGGGAGCCGGCGACGCGTTCATGGCCGGGTTGATCGACGCCGTGTGGGAGCAGGGTCTGTTGGGCGCCGACAAGCGCCGCGACCTGCGCGCCATCAGCTCCGATGCGCTCGAAGACGCCGTCCTGCGGGCCTCGCGGGCGTCGGCTTGGACGGTCGCCCGGGCGGGTGCCGACCTGCCCGATCGCGACGCGTTGAGCCATCCCGGCTAGAGGCACAGGCCGTTGGTTCTTCGCGCAGGCGCTCATCACCGGCCATACTGGGCAAATGCGATCCATCTGGAAGGGTTCGATCGCCTTCGGCCTGGTGAACGTACCGGTCAAGGTCTACAGCGCGACCGAGGACCACGACATCAAGTTTCATCAGGTGCACGCCAAGGACAACGGGCGCATCCGATACAAGCGGGTATGCGAGGTGTGTGGCGAGGTCGTTGAATTCCGGGACATCAACAAGGCCTATGAGTCCGACGACGGGCAGATGGTGGTGATCACCGACGAGGACATCGCCACCCTGCCCGAGGAACGCAGCCGCGAGATCGAAGTGGTCGAGTTCATCCCGGCCGATCAGCTCGATCCGCTGATGTACGACAAGAGCTATTTCCTGGAGCCCGATTCCAAGTCGTCCAAGTCGTACGTGCTGCTGGCCAAGACCCTTGCCGAGACCGAGCGGGTGGCGATCGTGCACTTCTCGCTGCGCAACAAGACCCGGCTCGCGGCGTTGCGGGTCAAGGATTTTTCCAAGCGCAATGTCATGGTGATCCACACCCTGCTGTGGCCCGACGAGATCCGCGACCCCGATTTCCCGGTGCTGGACAAGGAAGTCGAGATCAAGCCGGCCGAACTGAAGATGGCAGGCCAAGTGGTGGAGTCGATGACCGACGACTTCCACCCCGATCAGTTCCGCGACGACTACCAGGCCCAGCTCTATGAGCTGGTGCAGGCCAAACTCGAAGGCGGCGAAGCATTCTCGGTCGAGGAGCAACCGGCCGACCTCGACGAGACCGAGGACGTCTCCGACCTGCTCGCCAAGCTCGAGGCCTCGGTGAAGGCCCGCAAGGGTGGCGGTGCGGCCAAGTCGGACAAGGACTCCGACAAGGACTCCGAGGATGAGGCCAAACCCGCCAGGAAAGCACCGGCGAAAAAGGCCGCCGCCAAAAAGGCTCCGGCCAAGAAGGCCGCCCCGAAGAAGTAAGTAGGGTAGCCGCCTACCCTAGGCCTGCCCTTCGGCACGACCCGACAATGCCAGCCATGGCAAAGCTCGGCGAGCACGCACTGGTCCTCGGTGGCAGCATCAGCGGTCTGCTGGCCGCCAGGGTGCTGTCGGATTTCTACGACACGGTCACCGTCGTCGAACGCGACGAGCTGTCGGAGACACCGAACAACCGTCGAGGCGTTCCGCAGGGCCGGCATGTCCACGCCCTGCTGGCCCGCGGCGCCCAGACCGTCGGCGAGTTCTTTCCGGGCATCCTCGACGAGCTCGCGGCCGCGGGCGCGCCGGTGTGGGACGACGGCGATCTGTCGCGCTTCTACATTTCCTACGGCGGGCACCTGATGCGGCGCATCGGCCAGGCCCCGGGGACGCCGGCCGACTACAAAGAACTGGCGCTGTACCAGCCGAGCAGGCCGCTGCTGGAATGCCATGTCCGTCGTCGGCTGCAGGCCATGGGTAATGTGACGATCCGCGACGGCCACGATGTCGCCGAACTGACCGCCACAGCGGATCGGTCTCGGATCACCGGTGCCAGGATCGCGGCCCACGACGGTGGAGACGAACAGCAGGTGACCGCCGATTTCGTCGTCGACGCCCGAGGCCGCGGCGCACCCACCCCGGCCTGTCTGGAGCGGCTCGGCTACGGGCGCCCGGCCGAGGACCGCATCGTCATGCACACCACCTACGTCAGCCAGACACTGAGGATCCCGCCGGGCACTCTCGAGGAGATGCTGGTCATCATCGGTCCCGTGCCGGGCCGGCCCAGCGGGATGTTCCTGTTCCGTTACGAGAAGGACGTGTGGATCTTCACGGTGTTCGGGATGGTCGGACGCGAGCCACCCCGCGACCTGCCCGGCATGCTGGCCTACGCCGACGAGTTCGCTCCCCCGCGGCTCGTGGCTGCCGTGCGGGCCGGTGAGCCGATCGCCCCGGTGGTGCAGCATCGGCTGCCGTCCAGCCAGTGGCGGCGCTATGACAGGATGCAGCGATTCCCGGCGGGTCTGCTCGTGTGCGGCGACGCGATGTGCAGCTTCAACCCCATCTACGGGCAGGGCATGTCGGTGGCCGCGATGGACGCGGTGGCACTGCGCGACGCGTTGCATGGCGGCACCGCCGACCTATCGCGGCGCTACTTCCGGGCCGCGGCGAAATCGATCGGCGTGGCGTGGAGCCTGGCTGCGGGTTCAGATCTGGCGTTTCCGGAGGTCGAGGGGCACCGCACACCGTCGATGCGGGCGGCCAACCGGTTCGTGCAACGGGTGCTGACCGCCTGCGAGACCGACGCCGAGGTGCACGCGCAATTCTTCAAGGTCACCGGTTTGGTGGATGCGCCCACCCGCTTGTTCCACCCGACCTTCCTCTACCGGGTGGCCAGGGCCAACGTGCGCAGCCACCAACACGATTCGCGGTCGAAGCAGGCCGACCTGGCGCGGGTGGGCGAGTGATCTCCCGTTAGGCGGCGCGCACGTCCACGCGCAGGGTCTCGAACTCGTCGAGGATCCGGCGCAACGCGGCATCCATCGGGTGCGCGGATTCCAGATCGTGGCTACACCGCCGGTCCACTGCCACGATTTCACCTGATTGCAGCGGGGTGTCTTCGACCCGATCGATGAACGCGTCGAACAACCCCGCCGGCGTGGCCAGGTAGTGCAGCCGATGAGTCGCATCGTCAAAATTCGCGGCGTACATCAGGCCGCACTGGGTGATCACGAAGCACTCCGAGGTCATACCGGTGCCGGAGGATTCAGCCCTGCTCCACACCAACGCGGCGTGGCGCGCCTCGGCAACCCGGTCCTGGACGTCGTCGCTGGAGGCCAGCAACTGGTGCACGAGCCGTCTACCCACGTG
It encodes the following:
- a CDS encoding carbohydrate ABC transporter permease, which translates into the protein MSTVTTSATPETADNNGKVKRRKFDPWGVVAWIVGLGFFFPVFWMVLTAFKQEVDAYTTTPKIFFVPTLDEFKAVFANGVGTSLLNSLYATTVSTVLVLALGIPAAFALSLKPVRKTQDALFFFMSTKMLPIVAAIIPLYVIVSNIGLLDNIWALIILYTSMNLPIAVWMMRSFFLEVPGELLEAASLDGASTWRSVREVILPLVSPGIAATALICVIFAWNEFFFAVNLTAVQAQTMPVFLVGFIAGEGLYWAKLCAAATMAALPVVLAGWVAQNKLVRGLSFGAIK
- a CDS encoding sugar-binding transcriptional regulator: MSAPTPEDLRLALRAASLYYLDGLTQAEIAARLGVSRPTAGRLVAKAKANGLVRVEVVIPPGMSEDLHADEERELERRFGLTEAVVAANAERAGAALLMRRIAADDVLGFTWGPEQVSVATALVPGVASCRAVVQLDGAMSTAAYQTGIEQILTRCADTLRAETFRLPAPLYADPATVVSMRGDSVISRTLDAGRSADTMLFGVGAVSTSTTLFEGSFLDIRMLDELVSQGAVGEIGGRFFNAHGEPVHHELQQRAMSVPLEDIRTCEKTILVSGGAGKYQAILGALRGKLARLLVCDIDCARWLLAQK
- a CDS encoding ATP-dependent DNA ligase, yielding MERYERVRLTNPDKVLYPATGTTKAEVFDYYLSIAEVMLPHMAGRPVTRKRWPNGVDEPSFFEKQLASSAPDWLARGTIVHKSGTTTYPVIDTREGLAWIAQQAALEVHVPQWRFDHGEVGPATRIVFDLDPGEGVTMPQLCEVAQAVRELMGDIGLTTYPLTSGSKGLHLYVPLADPVSSQGASVLARRVAQQLEHAMPQQVTATMTKSLRAGKVFLDWSQNNAAKTTIAPYSLRGREFPTVAAPRTWDEIGDPDLRHLRFDEVLHRVSRDGDLLVGLDDDAPVADRLTTYRSMRDAAKTPEPVPKSVVPTGNNDRFVIQEHHARRLHYDLRLERDGVLVSWAVPKNLPETTSVNHLAVHTEDHPIEYLDFHGAIPKGEYGAGKMIIWDTGSYEAEKFRVTDDPDAKNGEVIFTLRGSRLDGRYALIQTEGKNWLAHRMKDQPRVQLQDFAPMLATEGSVAKLKESQWAFEGKWDGYRLLVDADHGQLQLRSRSGRDVTGEYPQLQALAADLADHHVILDGEVVALDEAGVPSFGEMQNRARSTRVEFWAFDILLLDGRSLLRAKYTDRRRLLEALAAGGGLIVPPLLPGDGPEAMDHSREQRFEGVVAKKRDATYQPGRRSASWIKDKFWNTQEVVIGGWRQGEGGRSSGIGALMLGIPAEGGLHFAGRVGTGFTEKELSKLKKLLAPLHIDESPFNAPLPTLDARGVTFVRPELVGEVRYSERTSDNRLRQPSWRGLRPDKTPDDVVWE
- a CDS encoding ABC transporter substrate-binding protein yields the protein MRFARKLAAVVAAAGLALTAGCAGAGSLGATDQTVTIAMVSNSQMTDARSLANRFEAANPDIKLRFVTLSENQARAKITASTAMGGGEFDVVMISNYEAPQWAENGWLVNLSDYARNTPGYDENDFIPSLRESLSYQGNMYAVPFYGESSFLMYRKDLFEQAGIEMPHNPTWQQVADAAAKLDSQDMVGICLRGKPGWGEVLAPLDTVINTFGGRWYDEKWNAQLTSPEVEKAVNFYVDLVRNHGEPGAATSGFGECATQFAQGRAAMWYDATSAVSVLEDPASSKVVGKVGYAMAPTVEKPNSGWLYTWALGIPKSSDKPDAAWKFISWMTDQNYIKLVGEQLGWARVPPGSRLSTYQIPQYKEAAKAFGQVTLDSIEGATPAKPTVQPVPYTGVQFLAIPEFQDLGTRVSQQISAAIAGQKSVADALEQSQKYAEVVGKTYQEKP
- a CDS encoding carbohydrate ABC transporter permease, with the translated sequence MTTSQLPAEADALTEAEHVARIKEKQDPGVSRAEGWRRRGPLLPALIFMIIVTQIPFLFTLYYSTLSWNLVRPGSRHFVGLQNYLDVVRDGTFWQVAINTVVIIVLTVLLSVIIGLLLALLLDRVFLGRGIVRTLLITPFLVTPVAGALMWKTAMLDPVFGIINWVLSPLGLKHVDWVSQFPLTSIIIALVWQWTPFMMLLILAGLQSMPRDILEAGRVDGAGAFQLFRELTLPHLRRFIELGTVLGAIYLVNTFDAIYMMTQGGPGTASANLPFYIYQRAFLGFDIGQAAAMGVIVVIFTMIIASFALRLIFKSFTGKEEAA
- a CDS encoding ABC transporter ATP-binding protein, with product MAAITYRNASCIYEGSDKLAVDSLNLDIADGEFVVLVGPSGSGKSTALRMLAGLEDIDEGAIEIGGKDMTGVPSKDRDIAMVFQNYALYPTKTVAENMGFALKLRGVPADERRRKVEEAAKLLDLEPFLDRKPAKLSGGQRQRVAMGRAIVREPQVFCMDEPLSNLDAKLRVQTRTQIAALQRRLGTTTVYVTHDQVEAMTMGDRVAVLRNGKLQQFASPSELYDKPVNEFVAGFIGSPAMNLVKLPVVADGVQVSENSTLDLEREQLTRLNGLSEVTIGIRPEQLEIVDSGGIEVVVDLVEDLGSEAYVYTHAGSGSGVELVARCNPRTAPKLAQTVRLRKHPDGVVHLFHPQTGARI